Proteins co-encoded in one Spirosoma endbachense genomic window:
- the nuoD gene encoding NADH dehydrogenase (quinone) subunit D: protein MVSEDLDIANKNLPAEQGPVQYVNELTTLNLGPTHPATHGIFQNVLQMDGEKIVSSEQTIGYIHRAFEKIAERRPFYQITTLTDRMNYCSSPINNMGWHMTVEKLLGIDIPKRAQYIRVILMELARIADHVVCNGILGVDTGAFTGFLYIYQERENIYEIYEEICGARLTTNMGRIGGMERDLSPTAIRKIKELLVRFPKILREFENLFNRNRIFMDRVVNVGSISAERALSYGFTGPNLRAAGVDYDVRVMNPYSSYQDFEFDIPVGQSGDTYDRFMVRNEEMWQSLRIIQQAMDNLPEGPYYADAPQYYLPPKQEVYKNMEALIYHFKIVMGEIDAPVGEVYHAVEGGNGELGFYLISDGGRAPYRLHFRRPCFIYYQAYPEMCKGLTLSDAIVIMSSMNVIAGELDA, encoded by the coding sequence ATGGTTTCTGAAGATCTCGATATAGCCAACAAAAACCTGCCTGCCGAACAGGGTCCGGTTCAGTATGTTAATGAACTGACTACGCTCAATCTCGGTCCAACCCACCCAGCTACGCATGGTATTTTCCAGAACGTCCTTCAGATGGACGGGGAGAAAATTGTATCGAGCGAGCAGACGATCGGGTACATCCACCGGGCTTTCGAGAAAATTGCCGAGCGTCGCCCGTTCTACCAGATTACTACGCTTACCGATCGGATGAACTACTGTTCGTCGCCCATTAACAATATGGGTTGGCACATGACAGTTGAAAAATTATTGGGCATCGACATACCGAAACGGGCCCAATACATCCGCGTCATTCTGATGGAACTGGCCCGGATTGCCGACCACGTCGTTTGTAATGGCATTTTAGGTGTTGATACAGGAGCTTTTACCGGCTTTTTGTATATCTATCAGGAGCGTGAAAACATTTACGAAATTTACGAAGAGATCTGTGGAGCTCGTTTAACGACTAATATGGGTCGAATTGGTGGCATGGAGCGTGACCTCTCTCCTACTGCCATCCGTAAGATTAAAGAGCTGCTGGTACGTTTCCCTAAAATATTACGCGAGTTTGAAAATCTATTTAATCGCAACCGGATTTTCATGGATCGCGTTGTAAACGTTGGGTCAATTTCGGCAGAACGCGCCCTTAGTTATGGCTTTACTGGCCCAAACCTGCGAGCCGCGGGTGTCGATTACGACGTTCGTGTGATGAACCCGTATTCATCCTATCAGGACTTTGAGTTTGACATTCCTGTCGGACAAAGTGGCGATACCTATGATCGGTTCATGGTTCGGAATGAGGAAATGTGGCAGAGTCTTCGGATTATTCAGCAGGCGATGGACAACCTGCCGGAGGGCCCCTATTATGCTGACGCTCCTCAATATTACTTACCGCCAAAGCAGGAAGTCTATAAAAACATGGAAGCCCTCATCTATCACTTCAAGATTGTGATGGGCGAGATCGATGCACCCGTTGGTGAAGTTTATCACGCTGTTGAAGGCGGTAACGGCGAACTTGGCTTCTACCTGATCAGCGATGGAGGTCGCGCACCATACCGCCTACACTTCCGTCGTCCGTGTTTTATCTATTACCAGGCTTACCCGGAAATGTGTAAAGGCCTCACGCTATCTGATGCCATTGTCATTATGAGTAGTATGAATGTCATTGCAGGTGAGTTAGATGCATAG